CAAATTAATAAACTGGCTCATCAACATCTAACCCAACATTATGTTTACCAGAgagaacctgtgtgtgtgagagtgtttgtgtgtgagaaaccgtgtttctgtgtgtgtgtgtgtgtgtgtgtgtgtgagagagagagtgtgtgagtgtgtgtgtgcagatacaTGATTGATGAGTCATTAATTTGACTTGATGAACGTCATGATGTTATGATTATGATGTTATGATCAGATGATCATcagagtaattttttttattattcaacacgtgaacttttttcttgtcttgtcaGACCTGTGATAACGGCCCGGGCCGGTCAGCTGATCTCTATCAGGGAGCCGCGGTAACACATTAACCCTCCGGGGcagcctcctcccctcctcctcaggggCGGCCTTCTCCCCTCCACTGGGGcggcctcctcccctcctcctcccctcctccagggcggcctcctcctcccctcctcctcaggggcggcctcctcctcccctcctgctcaggggcggcctcctcctcccctcctcctccgggggcggcctcctcccctcctccggggcggcctcctcctcccctcctcctccggggcggcctcctcccctccccctcaggggcggcctcctcccctcctcctccagggcggcctcctccccttctccggGACGTCCTCAACCGGGGCggcctcctccccttctccggGACGTCCTCCTCCGGGGcggcctcctcccctcctccagggcggcctcctcctccccttctccggggcggcctcctcccctcctccggGACggcctcctccccttctccggGGCGGCGCTCAGCCGCAGTCAGTCGGCGACGTGAGGATGACGATGAGCGCGAAGAGGCTggagctcctgctgctggtggcgGCGGTCTGCGGGGCAGCGGCCGGCcacaagctgctgctggtgtcgTTCGACGGCTTCAGGTGGGACTACGACCAAGACGTGGACACGCCCAACCTGGACCGGCTGGTGCGGGACGGGGTCAAGGCCAAGTACATCACCCCGCCGATGCTGACCATGACCTCGCCTTCCCACTTCACCACCATAACCGGTAACACTGATCAACTAGTCACAGTCACCATCTGATCCAtcatgtattcatatttaaaaatcataaccGGTTCAAACTATTGAAACGAGAACCAGcaaatctgtgaaatgtttcagttgttttttacacagataattaaatgaatgttaaattaaaatgaattatctcCACGTGGAATTTAACCTATAGAAAAATCATCATATCTTTTAAACTCTCAATGAGTTTTCGAAGTAAATCATAATTCATATCACAGTATTAATACCTTGAGAACTGCAACAGGTAAAAGCAGTGGCAGTATTAATAGTATTAATAATAGTTAGAGGAGGTTAAACTGACATGTAGATTTGAATAGTAATAAATCTGACCTCTGGAAAATAACAAAGTTAAACTTGCTGGATGAATTTCATATCTGGAATTTTTTTGTTGACCATTTCAAAGACGAAGTGGAAAAAACACggatgtttgggttttttgaaggaaaagaaaacaatcagtTCTGTAAATTCAACAGTTGTTTCACGTTGTGTGTGAATAAGTTTAAAAATCTTTGTGGGCAAAGAGTCAGAAACTAGACCCAATCAAACTATAATGACATGAAGGAGTGATATTGATCTGGGCGTGACTCGTGTTGTTGACCGTCAGATAATGATTTTCCACCATCACAATAAAACTTATCTGAGGACAAAGTGCATCATTAGTCAGGAGCTGAGCTCAGGTCCAATAAATCACCTCACTGCAGGTTTACAGTAATAATCTGATCGTCTTTAACATCACTGTCGTGGATAATGACACTTTCATCTGAGGGAGGGAGATGTTTGTTCCGAATCATAGTCAAAGTATCGACCGAATTATTTAAGCGTTAAAGAACAGAACTCAAATGAAGATGTAAAGAAAAGACGTTTCCGAGGACGACTCGTAGTAAACATGAACTTCAAACCTTCACCGGCCGTCGGATACGtatggaaagaagaagaagaagagaatgaatTCTAAATCCGGGAACAGATACTGAGATACGAGATCCAGAGTTGTTTGGTTCTCTgaagaaaagtagaaaagaaccaaaacattaaacatgaaCACTTCCTCTAGTTGAACAAATGTGAGGCGAAAAAatctcagattcaggagccgccatcttgtgcgAGCGATGTCATGTGGagtcaggccccgcccacaAACGCactcgaccaatcgcgagtcagtgtcagctgtcaatcatgacgtctctcAGCCCCGTTTCTATATTGAATTGAACATGTTCCATCTGCTAAAAtggagggggcgtggcttatgacccatactgcagccagatATTcaaggggcggggcttaggacctACACTGCAGCCATAAAttagggggcggggcttatgacatgtactgcagccaggcaccagggggcggggcttatgacctgtactgcagccagacaccagggggtggggcttatgacctatactgcagccataAATTAGGGGGCGGTCATGATGTCATGTGGTTTTCTCTGGGTGACATGTTGCTTCCTGTGCGTCAGGCCGGTGGGTCGAGGACCACGAGGTCGTCCACAACATGATGTACGACGCCAAGACGAACCTGAAGGTTGCTCACAAACTGACGTTGACCAGATCAGAGTGGTGGGACAACGGAGTGCTGCCGTTATGGATCACAGCTCAGAACCAGGTGAGTCGTCGCCGCTGTCCGGGCAAACGTATCTCGGTCTGTCTGCGACTGGTCCTGAGACGGAACCAAACTGATCTTTGgttctttgtgtttcaggggCGGAAAACTGCCTCCTTCCACTTCCCAGGAGGTGGCGCCAACTACAGCGGGCAGGCGGTGGACCGAGTGCTGGTGGAGCCGTTGGACCACCCGGACGACAACGAGACCGAGTGGCGTCAGAACATCGACACGGTGATGAGCTGGTTCACTGAGGAAGACTTCGACCTGGTGACACTGTACTACGGCGAGCCGGACAACGTGGGCCACGCCAAGGGCCCCGATCACCCGGACAGGAAGGAGATCGTCCGGCAGATCGACCGCACCATCGGTTACCTGAG
The sequence above is a segment of the Scophthalmus maximus strain ysfricsl-2021 chromosome 10, ASM2237912v1, whole genome shotgun sequence genome. Coding sequences within it:
- the zgc:153896 gene encoding ectonucleotide pyrophosphatase/phosphodiesterase family member 7, whose translation is MTMSAKRLELLLLVAAVCGAAAGHKLLLVSFDGFRWDYDQDVDTPNLDRLVRDGVKAKYITPPMLTMTSPSHFTTITGRWVEDHEVVHNMMYDAKTNLKVAHKLTLTRSEWWDNGVLPLWITAQNQGRKTASFHFPGGGANYSGQAVDRVLVEPLDHPDDNETEWRQNIDTVMSWFTEEDFDLVTLYYGEPDNVGHAKGPDHPDRKEIVRQIDRTIGYLREAIDRHQLNDSLNVIITSDHGMTTVKKRPQVEEIILNKYLNLLKLASFEILDYGGFGILTPRPGKEQEVFDALSKAPNLTVYRKDQIPESFHLGKSERLPPIVVVADLGFNLNSRFIVYVNKGDHGYHNGEMDMKTIFRAFGPDFRRNFLSEPFDSVHIYPLMCQLLRIEPAPHNGSLTVTEKMLLHSGGSQVSAPGSVTLLLLIMFNVL